CAACATGGTAGTTAATAAGattaaaaatagttttatttaaCAGGCTGCTTAAGATGAGCAGAAAATTGCGTATGCTAGTTTTGAATAATGGAGTCATTAGAAAATAGGTTGATGGACTATCATTAAAGAATTTATCATCAACTACACATTCATTACAGCACAAGTATCGCAGCATTTGAGAGCATAGTTTTCAAGCCTTagattggatttggatttggatggatttgtgacaaaactcaatacaattttgtattacattttatctaaatccacacaaatccaaatccaaagccTTTCCCAAACCATGTGTAAAGAACTTTTAGGTCTATGGTCAATTGAAAACCACAGCATCTTTGATTTCCATGAGGATAAAGTGGATAGAGCACTGCTTTAAGAATAAAGTGACCTTTTGAATCTAGAGTGCATGTTTTGCTCTTTGATAAAGATACATACATTGAAGTCCATGTATGTTGCACGCATTTCAAGCCATTGATGATCCATCAGCTTGAACGTAATGCAATAGAGAAGATCGAACgctgattcattttctgtcagcAGAAGAAAGAACTCTTCAAGTCAAACCTATAAACACTTGAACCAGTTCATTGCATATGCAAAAGTTCATTGATAGCTTTTGGCTCCAAATCTTGACATAAGCCACGAGATTTTTATATGCCTTGCAGATGAATTTGCAACAGAGCGGaaattacaaataataataataataataataataattcaagaCAACCTGTCATTGCATGAACTTATGAGTGGCAGCATTACCTGAAAGGAACTTCAAAAAGGTTGCTCCTGCCAGTGTCCGTGGTTTTACTGTAAATTGAAGAACAGTGAACTCATGAAATACATCAAATTCCCATGTCTATTAATTATTAGTATAAGATAAAATGATCCGCACAAAAAAGCAGCTATAATTCAAAGGCTCTCCACTTTATGTTTGTTGCAATCTCTTTTTGGCCAATACAATCCCAAGACTAAATTGCTCCAATAATTTGGAAAGATAATTTGGAAAAGGAGAGCCAAGTACCATTCCTGGATGAGCCATGGAAATAAAAAACACTCCAATAAATTTGAAATGATCCCTCAATTTTGACAGAGCATGCTCTGCATTCATTTATAAATGCAATTTGTTCTTGTAATATGAAGGTATCACTATACTGATAAGCATTGGATTAATAAcatgtgattgagaaaacttataAAAAAACTCGCAAAATTAAGTGCCATTTTGAAATTGCAAACATTCAGAAACAATATACCTTCTTCAAACCAAACCACACATAAGGTGAACAAGAAAAATTACAAACCCGCCTCAAGATCGAGCATTTGTATGAGCATGAATGTGATGTTCACGCCAGCCACGGCAAATGGGTATTCCCAAACCGAACGGTCACCTTCCTGCTTATGAAGAAGATCCTGAAAGGATTGCTGCATGGAAAGGGATGACAACTTATATCTTACAATAATTAGCCAAAAAATACCTTGTAGATGAGGGGAAAAAAATCAGTGCCCTTGTGCAATAAACAGAAAGCCTGAAACATCATCATGAACACCAAGCAGCatataatattttacaaaacaaaacaaaaaaaacaaaaacaaaaaaaaacaaacaaacgaAAGGCAGAGGTCAATGTGATTCATGAAGACAAACAATTAATAATCTGCTTATCAGTTTATCAACCGTCACATATCACTTCTCATCATTAAACTTCCCAAAAACCAAAcatcaaaccaaaccaaaaaaaaatggCCCCacttaatattattaattatattcaATCACCAAATAATTAGTTCTAACTTGTAAGACTTTTGTTAATCAGTAATTTTCATTCCAAACATCAGTTCGTATATTATATAAAAGTCTAAGATTAAGCATTCAATTTATTTTTTCTGTgttttgtgagagagagagacatacCGGAAAGTTCCTTGCAAAGAATAACAAGTTCTCCAATGATATAAAACCACCACCCCTGACACATTAtccaaatattaaaaaattcGGAGAAGAAAAGAGATGCTGTGGGGAGGGGGCAATGGCAAAAAGAAATGACGTGCTAACAGAAAATGAGCCCCTGGAGGTTACAAGTTAAATGCTAATTACCTAAAGTCTGTGGAAGGATCTTTTCCTTGCCAACCCATTTCCTTCCACTGCTCAGATATTAAACCACGAAGTTCTTCGTCAGGAAAGGCAGCATTCCACAAAGCCCTTAGAGCTTCCTGAAATAACATAATTAACAGTTAATACTAACCAAAAATACAGCCTTCAAACTTCAAAGAAGTGAAATGAACAAGTAAATAAGCAAAAGGAATGCGCTATCTACATGGCCTATATATGTCTGTGTGTGTGCGCGTACACCAGAGCACAGCAGTTCATCTGGATTTAAATTACCATCAATTCTAAAAATTTTACCTAaccttaaaaaaggaaaataccTGATGTTCAGGGACTGCACTATCATAGGAAACATCTATACGGCTCTGGAGCCTTTGCAAGCTTTCCTCCTGACACCACCAAAATCAAAACAATTAGTTGTGAGTCAATAAATCAGACAACTGGCACGGGAGTTAAACTTGAATCAATAAAGAGCCAGTTTTCCTAGTTTTTATGGCTTTCGCTAGACATGTATCATGGAGTAAATTTATCATCCAGAAAGCATACCAAGTCAAAAGGAATATCCTTAACAGTAAAATAGGAGATATTTTGTGCCTCTTTCTTTTTACATACAGGTATTTAAAAGAAGGGGTGCGAACACATAATATCCAAAAGACAATGCAGCTTGTTATTCAAAGAGAATTTACAAAACATAAACTATCCACCACACTGCCAGGAAAACTTCAGAACATAACAAATTATTATGGAAAGTCTGAATGCATAAGACCATGATAAAGTTGGTTGATAGTAAAAATAGTGCCTTCCAAAAATGTATTAGGCTTTggcattaattaacattttttcttgctttcttcaaataaccaaaaaaaaaacaaaaattctcACCAGCCTCAATAATATTTGCTTATTTCATTAAAGAGAACTAGAAAGGCTATTATCATAGTTGAACTCGCATGCCTAAAGAGGAATGCAGCTGAACCAAGCTCAAATGTGAATCATTAAAGTGCATGGAAAGGGAATGGGAACAGGAATATAAGACAGTATGAAACATAATATTGTTAGCGTAGGCTTATTTTCTTGTGTATggtcaaaatttaaaaattaaatccaCTACAGAAATTGTAACAAAGATACAACTATGGTGCCATGGCATCATAGgtcaaaataattacaattaaacCTGCTATCTACTCTCCTATATCTAATTCAACTAGCACATTTGTTAACAATCAAATAAAGCATTTGACTAAATTATGGTGAAATCACCAAATGTGAACCATGCACTTAGACAAAACATTGAATATTCTTTCTAATGATGCCCTTAACGTGACACCCGGAGTGACGCAGTGCATAAAGCTCCCACACCATATGGCATGATGCATGCATCCCCATTTCAGAAATGAATGTTCTAAATTGCAACTCGCTTAGGGAAAATGAGTAACAGAAACTTTGAGCTGATCCATATAAGGTTACAGGCACAGTCCAGAGCTTCTTTAAGGGGGAATAGTTGGCCATAAAATAAGAACAATTTATGGGAGAAATAACAACAAAAAGTATTGTGAAATTTGTGTATCAATAAAAATGCAGGAAAAAATAAGTCAGATCAAACTCAAACAGATGGGACAATAAATCTGAAATTTGATGAAAGGCATATGATATTCCATTAGAGGAACAAGATAACTATTTCAAACCAAAGAAAAGGCATCAGCACAAACCGAAACTTGAGGATATTAACTAAAATCTCTTTTGCATTTGAATAAATATGtaaatgttgaaaaattaaaaagaaaaaaaaaaaacgagaatAGAAAGCTAATACATGTACTCATTACTTGAAGATTGAAGTGCCCCTCATCAAAGATTTTGTTGTAGTGTAAAAATTTTACCAGTTATGCTTAATTATTATAAACAAGAAATGCCATAACTGTTTAAATGGATGAAAGAACTTGAGACAGGAAGGAAAGCCTTCTTGATTCAAAGTATAATTATATATTTCATCAAAGTAGAAAACTTAGGGAGTCTTCagtatcatttttattttctcttttctgTTTTTGTGGCAGCAGTGAAGAAACAAGTGGTGACAACACATTCAAATATGGTAGTCAGTTTCCAGTTTTTTGTTGTCAGTTTTCAAATGTTTTGACTTTAGTTGTTTGGCAACCTGTTGCTTCAATAATCCAATA
This region of Malania oleifera isolate guangnan ecotype guangnan chromosome 10, ASM2987363v1, whole genome shotgun sequence genomic DNA includes:
- the LOC131165723 gene encoding uncharacterized protein LOC131165723 isoform X1, yielding MDERGGSFVAVRRISQGLERGNTCHSTSAEVVAGSAAWLGRGLSCVCAQRRESDSRLSFDFTPAQEESLQRLQSRIDVSYDSAVPEHQEALRALWNAAFPDEELRGLISEQWKEMGWQGKDPSTDFRGGGFISLENLLFFARNFPAFCLLHKGTDFFPLIYKEGDRSVWEYPFAVAGVNITFMLIQMLDLEAVKPRTLAGATFLKFLSENESAFDLLYCITFKLMDHQWLEMRATYMDFNTVMKSTRRQLERELMHEEMTRLEDLPSYALLSR
- the LOC131165723 gene encoding uncharacterized protein LOC131165723 isoform X2, with the translated sequence MDERGGSFVAVRRISQGLERGNTCHSTSAEVVAGSAAWLGRGLSCVCAQRRESDSRLSFDFTPAQEESLQRLQSRIDVSYDSAVPEHQEALRALWNAAFPDEELRGLISEQWKEMGWQGKDPSTDFRGGGFISLENLLFFARNFPQSFQDLLHKQEGDRSVWEYPFAVAGVNITFMLIQMLDLEAVKPRTLAGATFLKFLSENESAFDLLYCITFKLMDHQWLEMRATYMDFNTVMKSTRRQLERELMHEEMTRLEDLPSYALLSR